One window from the genome of Rhodopirellula halodulae encodes:
- a CDS encoding CNNM domain-containing protein, translating to MLVLILASGLFSGSEAALFSLKERDRKRMGRQGAAGRVVTQLLSEPDRLLAAILFWNLLINMTYFTLVAIVSADLARPGIFTLVCLLTIIFFSEMLPKSFAVMTPLRISLAVGVPMTVAVGIVSPILPTVKWANEAAGRLLWPSFEPEPEIELTDIERAIELGTDDATLLRRERLALRSLVMMAEIQADEMMRPRSKLMIVSPPLETSLLAEGSPPGGYIMVSDPEDTSGQTILGSIAVRLLRPQQIDDLASAMEQVLYVPWSARIAQVYDQLDEKDLSVAVVVNEFGEVVGALTVDDILRGVLASTDQLDAAEDQIKQLGTNHYRMPGSTSLRALAKRLEIELPEERTATVAGHIQRHNERVPRTGDVAPLATYELVVSEEDEDGIWVEAWYGPESEGPAV from the coding sequence ATGCTCGTTCTCATCTTGGCCAGCGGACTCTTCAGTGGCAGCGAAGCGGCTCTTTTCTCGTTGAAAGAACGCGATCGAAAACGGATGGGTCGCCAAGGTGCGGCTGGACGAGTGGTGACTCAGTTGCTGTCTGAGCCCGATCGATTGTTGGCGGCGATTTTGTTTTGGAATTTGCTGATCAACATGACCTACTTCACGCTGGTCGCGATTGTGTCGGCGGACCTCGCTCGACCGGGCATCTTCACGTTGGTCTGCTTGCTGACCATTATTTTCTTTAGCGAAATGTTGCCCAAGAGCTTCGCGGTGATGACGCCCCTGCGGATCTCGTTGGCCGTCGGCGTGCCGATGACCGTGGCGGTTGGCATCGTGTCGCCAATCTTGCCGACGGTGAAGTGGGCGAACGAAGCCGCCGGGCGTTTGTTGTGGCCGTCGTTCGAGCCTGAACCGGAAATCGAACTGACGGACATTGAACGTGCCATTGAGTTGGGAACTGATGACGCAACTTTGCTGCGACGCGAACGATTGGCGTTGCGATCGTTGGTGATGATGGCGGAAATTCAGGCGGACGAGATGATGCGTCCGCGAAGCAAGTTGATGATTGTTTCGCCGCCGCTGGAGACATCGTTGTTAGCGGAAGGGTCACCTCCGGGCGGTTACATCATGGTGTCAGATCCAGAGGACACATCGGGTCAAACGATCTTGGGGTCGATCGCGGTGCGTTTGTTGCGACCTCAGCAGATCGATGACTTGGCGTCCGCCATGGAGCAAGTGCTGTACGTTCCATGGTCAGCCCGAATTGCGCAGGTCTACGACCAACTGGATGAGAAAGACCTGAGTGTTGCTGTTGTTGTGAATGAATTTGGCGAAGTGGTGGGGGCGCTCACCGTGGATGACATTTTGCGTGGAGTCTTGGCGAGTACGGACCAGTTGGATGCGGCCGAGGATCAAATCAAGCAATTAGGGACCAATCACTACCGGATGCCGGGATCGACGAGCTTGCGTGCTTTGGCGAAACGATTGGAAATTGAATTGCCGGAAGAACGTACCGCGACAGTGGCTGGGCACATTCAACGCCACAACGAACGCGTGCCCAGGACCGGGGATGTCGCGCCTTTGGCAACTTACGAATTGGTCGTTTCCGAAGAGGACGAAGACGGCATCTGGGTGGAAGCCTGGTATGGACCTGAGAGCGAAGGGCCCGCCGTATGA
- the cysC gene encoding adenylyl-sulfate kinase, whose product MSQTPDASSTPNESSPKRDIKDDIVWHAHTVTREDREAKLGQRGVVIWFTGLSGCGKSTIANELDRLLLDRRAACTLLDGDNVRHGLCAPPAVLSEEHSEEFASRFGLGFGPIDREENIRRIGAVTELFASAGVITLAAFVSPYQRDRDRVRKTIESSGQKGDFLEVFVDTPLEVCQQRDPKGLYQKALAGEIKNFTGISDPYDAPPNPEVHLKWKEGQTPHEQASVILQELENRGILKSKRG is encoded by the coding sequence ATGAGCCAGACTCCTGACGCCTCGTCGACCCCCAACGAATCTTCCCCCAAACGTGACATCAAGGACGACATTGTTTGGCATGCCCACACGGTGACTCGCGAAGATCGTGAAGCGAAACTTGGGCAGCGCGGCGTGGTGATTTGGTTCACGGGATTGAGTGGTTGCGGCAAGAGCACCATCGCGAATGAGCTGGACCGATTGCTGCTGGATCGTCGGGCGGCTTGCACGTTGCTGGATGGGGACAATGTGCGTCACGGATTGTGTGCTCCGCCCGCGGTGTTGAGTGAGGAACACAGCGAGGAATTCGCCTCCCGGTTTGGTCTGGGGTTTGGCCCGATCGATCGAGAAGAGAATATTCGCCGGATTGGTGCAGTCACGGAATTATTCGCGTCGGCCGGCGTGATCACCTTGGCGGCCTTTGTCAGCCCCTATCAGCGAGATCGCGATCGTGTCCGCAAGACGATCGAATCAAGCGGTCAGAAGGGCGATTTTCTAGAGGTCTTTGTCGATACGCCGTTGGAGGTCTGTCAGCAACGAGACCCGAAGGGGCTTTACCAGAAAGCTCTGGCCGGCGAAATCAAAAATTTCACTGGAATCAGTGACCCCTACGACGCTCCGCCGAACCCCGAGGTCCATCTGAAATGGAAGGAAGGGCAGACGCCGCACGAGCAGGCTTCGGTGATCCTGCAGGAACTCGAGAATCGTGGAATTTTGAAGAGCAAACGCGGCTAA
- a CDS encoding DUF1501 domain-containing protein, with the protein MLARTSMGFGGVALASMLHEASASHADHGIHHPAKAKRVIFLYMDGGPSQIDTFDPKPLLTKMNGRDPGELFRVEPTQFNNNGTVLGSPWEFQQHGESGIPVSSLFPHVAQCVDELAVVRSMVSEFSEHTFANYFLHTGSGLQGRPSMGAWVNYGLGSECDNLPGFIALNGGLIPPGGLDCFGSGFLPATYQGSVFQPHGTAVANIQSPEPDVGRQRAHLDLIAKLDADAMRGGLRHDAIESAIANYELAFQMQAAVPELMSIDDEPEHVRKLYGLDSQYKPTQIYAAECLIARRLIERGVRFIELTCPQVGGDRWDQHSNLKKGHENNALAVDQPIAGLLKDLRQRGLLDETLVVWAGEFGRTPFAQGKNGRDHNPYGFSIWMAGGGVRPGITYGATDEFGYKAVEKRTEIHDLHATMLHLLGVDHTRSTFRFGGRDMRLTDVKGHVMTDVIQS; encoded by the coding sequence ATGCTGGCTCGGACCTCCATGGGGTTTGGCGGTGTCGCGTTGGCTTCGATGTTGCACGAAGCTTCGGCCAGTCACGCGGATCACGGGATCCACCACCCAGCCAAAGCAAAGCGGGTGATCTTTTTGTACATGGATGGCGGGCCGTCGCAGATCGACACGTTCGATCCCAAACCGTTGTTAACCAAGATGAACGGACGCGATCCCGGTGAGTTGTTCCGGGTTGAACCGACTCAGTTCAATAACAACGGAACCGTGTTGGGCAGCCCGTGGGAATTCCAACAGCATGGCGAAAGCGGAATTCCCGTCAGCAGTTTATTCCCCCATGTTGCTCAGTGCGTGGACGAATTGGCGGTCGTGCGTTCCATGGTTTCGGAATTTTCTGAACACACATTCGCAAATTACTTCTTGCACACGGGAAGTGGTTTGCAAGGACGGCCCAGCATGGGGGCGTGGGTGAACTACGGCTTGGGATCGGAATGCGATAATCTGCCGGGCTTCATTGCGCTCAACGGCGGATTGATTCCTCCCGGCGGTCTGGACTGCTTCGGCAGCGGGTTTCTACCCGCGACCTATCAGGGGTCAGTGTTTCAGCCCCACGGAACGGCCGTCGCGAATATTCAGTCACCGGAACCGGATGTGGGGCGGCAGCGTGCGCACCTGGACTTGATTGCGAAGCTGGATGCGGACGCGATGCGGGGTGGGTTGCGTCACGACGCGATCGAATCCGCGATCGCGAATTATGAGCTTGCATTTCAGATGCAGGCGGCGGTGCCGGAGTTGATGTCCATCGACGATGAACCTGAGCATGTCCGCAAATTGTATGGGCTGGATTCGCAGTACAAACCAACTCAGATCTATGCAGCGGAATGTTTGATCGCGCGGCGTTTGATCGAACGAGGCGTCCGGTTCATCGAGTTGACTTGCCCTCAGGTGGGCGGCGACCGATGGGATCAACACAGCAATCTGAAGAAAGGGCATGAGAACAATGCTTTGGCAGTCGATCAACCGATTGCTGGCTTGCTAAAAGATCTTCGGCAACGTGGCTTGCTGGATGAAACCCTGGTTGTTTGGGCTGGCGAATTTGGACGGACTCCGTTTGCGCAAGGCAAAAATGGCCGTGATCACAATCCCTATGGATTTTCCATTTGGATGGCGGGCGGAGGTGTTCGACCTGGAATCACATACGGAGCGACGGACGAATTCGGGTACAAAGCCGTTGAGAAACGGACTGAGATCCATGATTTGCATGCGACCATGTTGCATTTGCTTGGCGTGGATCACACGCGTTCGACGTTCCGGTTCGGTGGTCGCGATATGCGGCTTACCGATGTGAAAGGGCACGTGATGACGGACGTCATCCAGTCTTGA
- a CDS encoding CNNM domain-containing protein translates to MTLALCIFCIGLTLSAFFSGSETGLYRVSRTRLVLDGLGGSFAGRGLVWMINHPAFFVATTLVGNNLANYLTSLAIVMFVGSLIGGGEAIELAATVLMTPVVFVFGELLPKHLFYQAPYRLLRATRWLLLTATAVFSPISLFLSLLGNALQKLTGETPFRLRLSMARGDLDQVLQAGQDAGILAAGQRNLAQNVFDVGNQLAVQFGVRPDRLAVVDTPVDLEFARRQARRQNHPIILVRRKGRIIGFYRYADLVHQDQVPSPLPIIRGAMNDRHLGVLLRLYDAHSDVAVLYEPGGKIGSVVTRRQLLQPLLG, encoded by the coding sequence ATGACCTTGGCGCTGTGTATCTTCTGCATTGGTCTGACGTTGTCCGCGTTCTTCAGCGGCAGTGAAACTGGTCTGTATCGAGTTTCGCGAACGCGGTTGGTATTGGACGGATTGGGCGGCTCGTTTGCCGGACGCGGATTGGTTTGGATGATCAACCATCCAGCGTTCTTCGTTGCGACGACATTGGTGGGCAACAATCTGGCCAACTATTTGACCAGCTTAGCGATTGTCATGTTTGTTGGTTCGTTGATCGGCGGTGGAGAGGCGATTGAGCTAGCGGCAACCGTGTTGATGACGCCGGTGGTGTTTGTGTTCGGCGAGCTTTTGCCGAAGCATCTTTTTTATCAAGCGCCGTATCGATTGTTGCGTGCGACTCGATGGTTGTTGCTGACCGCGACCGCGGTGTTTTCGCCTATCTCTTTGTTCTTAAGCTTGTTGGGCAACGCACTTCAGAAGCTGACCGGAGAAACGCCGTTCCGTCTGCGACTGTCGATGGCCCGCGGTGATTTGGATCAGGTTCTCCAAGCCGGGCAGGACGCGGGAATCTTGGCGGCCGGTCAACGCAATTTGGCTCAGAACGTGTTTGACGTTGGAAACCAACTGGCTGTTCAGTTCGGCGTGAGGCCGGATCGATTGGCGGTGGTGGATACGCCGGTCGATCTCGAGTTCGCGCGGCGACAGGCTCGTCGCCAAAATCACCCAATCATTTTGGTGCGTCGCAAGGGACGGATCATCGGTTTCTATCGATATGCCGATTTGGTTCATCAGGACCAAGTGCCTTCGCCGCTGCCCATTATCCGCGGTGCGATGAACGATCGGCACTTGGGCGTTCTACTGCGTTTGTACGACGCCCACAGCGATGTGGCGGTGCTCTACGAACCCGGTGGCAAAATTGGCAGCGTGGTCACTCGCCGGCAGTTGTTGCAGCCACTGCTTGGATGA
- the rpiB gene encoding ribose 5-phosphate isomerase B has protein sequence MSQNANSVSPVRLAVGGDHAGFALKQLVIERFGPLVTSLSDCGTHDEASCDYPDFAVEVAERINSGQADKGLLICGSGVGVSVAANKITGIRAAICHDTYSARQGVEHDDMNVLCIGGRIIGSELAFEIISAFLNAKYTPEERHQRRLDKIFALEAE, from the coding sequence ATGTCGCAAAATGCGAATTCCGTTTCGCCCGTTCGTCTGGCAGTTGGAGGCGATCACGCCGGTTTTGCCCTGAAGCAATTGGTGATCGAGCGTTTTGGTCCCCTGGTCACCAGCCTTTCCGATTGCGGAACTCACGACGAAGCATCCTGTGACTACCCCGATTTCGCGGTGGAAGTCGCCGAACGGATCAACAGTGGACAAGCCGACAAAGGTTTGTTGATCTGTGGCAGCGGCGTCGGCGTCAGCGTGGCCGCGAACAAGATCACGGGGATCCGCGCCGCGATCTGTCACGACACCTACTCGGCTCGCCAAGGCGTCGAGCACGACGACATGAATGTCTTGTGCATCGGTGGCCGGATCATCGGCAGCGAATTGGCGTTTGAGATCATCTCCGCCTTTTTGAATGCCAAGTACACACCGGAAGAACGCCACCAACGCCGACTGGACAAAATTTTTGCGTTGGAAGCCGAGTGA
- a CDS encoding SMI1/KNR4 family protein, protein MLYNLIASLFSSCLLIERVRLCLIPTVSDSLGDAESPSDPDASVKSGRAVGAARTWSQQLQDRFHITLDSDLVAWFDEGLWRQQGNGEFANAVSPETLLKPAPEPVWPPLMPPNFLPLVGSHSGDWLCLRLADGDAEGSGYDICHWYHGGGDWLPWGETLAEALLFDQLLPSLPASDQRHAIPSPMEVGRSNNSGGDAWHEWMVRCLPDSASHLAANRCWESGSRDWLDPLLQSNVCGAAVRCQLVIEALGNELAKRLKPADANRMGIPWNSIMKWCFDLRTLPHDILTRLKEAGLATEDAADPGQQDWAKIETLCEQAHLVSPELAWPAELLGYCRWQRGDQATGADALRASIRCSVFTDQSVRLRTHWATSGADGLAKFGAHWLTQTSADDVGSSDSFSRNHANALPASVEIADYLACLTNREGGSVRNGVTTFLQSQSQRFAAEGNAKDAVRCLYAAGWDLGAEPMSLYAELLNQLIEATRSANWLSHETFAQMHRDCFRKRYGV, encoded by the coding sequence ATGCTTTACAATCTGATTGCCTCGCTCTTCTCTTCTTGTCTGCTGATTGAACGCGTTCGTCTGTGTCTGATTCCGACTGTGTCTGATTCTTTGGGTGATGCTGAGAGTCCCTCCGATCCGGATGCTTCGGTGAAATCTGGTCGAGCGGTTGGTGCTGCGCGAACATGGTCGCAGCAACTTCAGGATCGCTTCCATATCACGCTTGATTCGGATTTGGTGGCTTGGTTCGACGAAGGGCTGTGGCGACAGCAAGGCAACGGAGAATTTGCCAACGCTGTCTCGCCGGAAACGTTACTGAAGCCCGCGCCGGAACCGGTTTGGCCGCCGTTGATGCCGCCAAATTTCTTGCCGTTGGTCGGCAGTCATTCCGGCGATTGGCTTTGCTTGCGTTTGGCGGATGGAGACGCCGAAGGCAGCGGTTACGACATTTGTCATTGGTATCACGGCGGTGGTGATTGGCTGCCGTGGGGTGAGACGCTGGCGGAAGCTTTGTTGTTTGATCAACTGTTGCCCTCGCTGCCGGCGAGCGACCAGCGACACGCGATTCCCTCACCCATGGAAGTCGGACGATCGAACAACTCCGGCGGAGATGCCTGGCATGAGTGGATGGTCCGTTGTTTGCCCGACTCCGCTTCTCATTTGGCCGCGAATCGGTGTTGGGAATCCGGTTCGCGAGACTGGTTGGATCCGTTGTTGCAAAGCAATGTTTGCGGCGCGGCGGTTCGTTGTCAGTTGGTCATTGAGGCTTTGGGCAACGAGTTAGCAAAGCGTTTGAAGCCGGCCGATGCGAACCGGATGGGCATCCCTTGGAACAGCATCATGAAATGGTGCTTTGATTTAAGGACTTTGCCGCACGATATTTTGACTCGGTTGAAGGAAGCCGGATTGGCGACGGAGGACGCGGCCGATCCAGGACAACAAGACTGGGCCAAGATCGAAACGCTATGCGAGCAGGCTCATCTGGTGTCGCCGGAGTTGGCTTGGCCGGCGGAATTGTTGGGGTATTGCCGTTGGCAACGTGGTGACCAAGCGACGGGGGCCGATGCACTGCGAGCCTCCATTCGTTGCAGTGTTTTCACCGACCAAAGTGTGCGTTTGCGAACGCATTGGGCCACCTCCGGAGCGGATGGTTTGGCGAAGTTTGGGGCGCATTGGTTGACACAAACATCGGCCGACGACGTTGGCTCATCCGATTCGTTCTCGCGAAACCATGCCAATGCGTTGCCAGCGTCGGTTGAGATCGCGGACTATCTGGCTTGTTTAACGAATCGCGAAGGCGGTTCCGTTCGCAATGGCGTGACCACTTTCCTGCAATCGCAGTCGCAACGATTTGCTGCGGAGGGAAATGCGAAAGACGCCGTTCGGTGTCTCTACGCCGCGGGTTGGGACCTGGGCGCGGAGCCGATGTCGTTGTACGCCGAGTTGTTGAACCAGCTGATCGAGGCGACTCGTTCGGCCAACTGGTTGAGCCACGAGACGTTCGCACAAATGCATCGCGATTGCTTTCGAAAACGCTACGGCGTCTAG
- the xerC gene encoding tyrosine recombinase XerC: MRTAITRFLQHMATERNASDLTIKAYREDLFSFAEWIGADKSRIELDSLTPQQLRQFQAALQQAGYARSTISRKLASLRSFFKFAMREGLATQNPAKPLRNPRNNRKLPHVLSSDEVGRLLEAPPAINEAGLRDRAILETMYSSGLRVSELVGLRDSDLDFSQGITRVRGKGRKERISPLGSYAIKAIQAYAGRRCRSPEAEKLGRSAPVFVNRFGNALTTRSVGRMLEKYIAKAELDSRTSPHTLRHSFATHLLDRGADIRSVQELLGHKSLTTTQIYTHVSAANLRQIYEKAHPRSM; this comes from the coding sequence TTGCGAACGGCAATCACACGATTCCTGCAGCACATGGCGACCGAACGCAATGCGTCGGATCTGACCATCAAGGCTTATCGCGAAGACCTGTTCTCTTTCGCGGAATGGATCGGTGCGGATAAGTCCCGTATCGAACTGGATTCGCTGACGCCGCAGCAACTACGCCAATTTCAGGCGGCTCTGCAGCAGGCCGGATATGCGAGAAGCACCATCTCGCGGAAGTTGGCGTCGCTTCGCAGTTTCTTCAAGTTCGCCATGCGAGAAGGCTTGGCCACCCAGAATCCGGCCAAGCCACTTCGCAATCCACGCAACAATCGCAAGCTGCCTCACGTGCTTTCCAGTGACGAGGTGGGACGTCTGTTGGAGGCACCACCGGCGATCAACGAAGCGGGACTTCGCGACCGAGCGATCCTCGAGACGATGTATTCATCGGGTTTGCGGGTCAGTGAATTGGTCGGACTGCGTGACAGTGATTTGGATTTCTCGCAAGGCATCACTCGAGTCCGCGGGAAAGGACGCAAAGAACGGATCAGCCCGCTTGGGTCCTACGCGATCAAGGCGATTCAAGCCTACGCTGGGCGACGGTGTCGTTCGCCGGAAGCCGAGAAGTTGGGGCGAAGTGCGCCGGTGTTCGTGAACCGGTTTGGCAACGCGTTGACGACGCGGAGCGTGGGACGGATGTTGGAAAAGTACATCGCCAAAGCGGAGTTGGATTCACGAACCAGTCCGCACACGCTGAGGCATTCCTTCGCGACTCATTTGCTGGATCGAGGAGCGGACATTCGCAGCGTTCAAGAGTTGCTCGGTCACAAGTCGCTGACCACGACGCAAATTTACACGCATGTCAGCGCCGCGAATTTGCGTCAGATCTACGAGAAAGCTCACCCGCGGTCGATGTGA
- a CDS encoding PSD1 and planctomycete cytochrome C domain-containing protein, translating to MPFRSIGVADFLGVPSHVPVALPRGVAGVCVGLLLLACVRPVSLLADDAQQRDFFETRVRPLLSEHCYECHGEDADERQGGLRVDHGEFLLSGGDTGPALVAGNVDESLLIEAVRFDSYEMPPSGKLPDDDIAVLEKWIADGAYWPEEPLPEGADESNAFDIDARRETHWAWQRVQDPVPPATSQPEWSKDSIDQFIMAKLEDAGLSPAVPADRTTLIRRLTFALSGLPPTPTEVKQFEQDPRPDAVHRLVNRLIASPEFGNRWGRHWLDLVRYSESRGHEFDADIPNANQYRDYVVRGLNADVPYDQWVREHIAGDLLSEPRMSLDGRDGGEPFNESILGTGFYHLCEWVHSPVDIRKDESDRIDNMIDVMTKTFQGMTVACARCHDHKFDAISTADYYSLSGFLQSSDYAEVRFDSMQQNNRVASELNRVDDNYSERFRKLFASDYEAFEEKRQQDASLPEMVHDVGKLTPEEYRQNGFIFGHSPTRIGDPVPAFDLAGEKDSDESHAIRLWERSSAVNDRLWDGLVSVRSRSTNARGKLRAYPRVGRTLRLPTFELTDPIVAVRVKGSGNLFACVDSHRLVDGPLHGETIAKFDNKDGWVEMNLARYLGHRLHLECTPAENQTLEILCVVQATREELGELKGEVDAGLVADAEQIAELQSAIQDRLTANAELQDELAAIQTEWREERSRLKSQIQKRSRVAIAMLDGSGEDAAILIRGNSSSEGAIEPRHFLTAITGGERIGDERGSGRLELAEAINSSNNPLTSRVITNRLWHHMMGKGIVPTTDDFGVLGLPPSHPMLLDHLATEFDRHDRHLKWMIRRIVLTSSYQMSVHSVSEEQAALAASVDPKNELLHQRNLHRLEGEVIRDSLLFIADQLDRSFEGDSVAVHLTPFMNGRGRPSKSGPLDGDRRRSIYIAVRRNFLSPMMSVFDTPNPFSTMGRRNASNVPAQALVMLNDPFVRLQSRHFAERSMRAAPANSATTQERIEWMIFAALGREATQSEVQSIMQYMQTLGQATGGGAEDVSTWADVAHAIVNTKEFVFVP from the coding sequence ATGCCGTTTCGATCCATCGGCGTCGCCGATTTTCTCGGCGTCCCGTCACACGTTCCTGTCGCTCTTCCTCGTGGTGTCGCTGGGGTGTGCGTCGGGCTGCTGCTGCTCGCTTGCGTTCGTCCGGTATCGCTTTTAGCAGATGACGCTCAGCAACGTGATTTTTTTGAAACTCGCGTTCGTCCTTTGCTGAGTGAGCATTGCTATGAGTGTCACGGTGAGGACGCGGATGAACGGCAAGGCGGTCTGCGAGTGGACCATGGTGAGTTCCTGCTGTCCGGCGGTGATACCGGGCCCGCATTGGTTGCAGGAAATGTGGACGAAAGCCTGCTGATCGAAGCGGTGCGGTTTGATTCGTACGAAATGCCGCCGTCTGGAAAACTGCCGGACGATGACATCGCGGTGCTTGAAAAATGGATCGCCGACGGAGCTTACTGGCCGGAGGAACCGTTGCCGGAAGGGGCGGACGAATCCAACGCGTTTGACATCGACGCGCGGCGCGAAACTCACTGGGCGTGGCAACGGGTTCAGGATCCCGTGCCACCGGCCACATCGCAGCCTGAATGGTCGAAGGATTCCATTGACCAGTTCATCATGGCGAAATTGGAGGACGCTGGGTTATCGCCGGCCGTTCCTGCCGATCGAACCACGTTGATTCGTCGACTGACGTTTGCCTTGTCTGGTTTGCCGCCAACACCGACGGAAGTGAAGCAATTCGAGCAAGATCCTCGGCCGGACGCGGTGCACCGATTGGTCAATCGCTTGATCGCTTCGCCCGAGTTTGGCAATCGTTGGGGACGCCATTGGTTGGATTTGGTTCGTTACAGTGAATCACGCGGCCATGAATTTGACGCCGACATTCCCAATGCGAATCAGTATCGTGATTATGTCGTGCGAGGTTTGAACGCGGATGTTCCTTATGACCAATGGGTGCGTGAACACATTGCGGGCGATCTGCTGAGCGAACCTCGGATGAGCTTGGACGGTCGCGATGGTGGAGAGCCCTTCAATGAATCAATCTTGGGGACAGGCTTCTATCATCTTTGTGAGTGGGTGCATTCACCCGTTGATATCCGCAAAGATGAGTCCGATCGCATCGACAACATGATCGATGTGATGACCAAAACGTTCCAAGGAATGACCGTCGCCTGCGCTCGTTGCCACGATCACAAGTTCGACGCGATTTCCACAGCCGACTATTACTCATTGTCGGGCTTCTTGCAGAGCAGCGACTACGCCGAGGTGCGTTTTGATTCGATGCAGCAGAACAACCGAGTTGCCAGCGAATTGAACCGCGTCGATGACAACTATAGCGAGCGTTTTCGCAAGTTATTCGCGAGCGACTATGAAGCCTTTGAAGAAAAGCGTCAGCAAGATGCTTCGCTGCCCGAGATGGTTCACGACGTCGGCAAGTTGACGCCTGAAGAGTACCGGCAGAACGGTTTCATCTTTGGTCATTCGCCCACGCGAATCGGGGATCCTGTTCCCGCGTTCGATTTGGCGGGCGAAAAAGATTCCGACGAATCCCATGCGATTCGTCTTTGGGAACGATCGTCAGCCGTCAACGACCGTCTTTGGGATGGGCTGGTTTCTGTCCGTTCCCGATCCACCAACGCTCGAGGCAAACTGCGAGCCTACCCGCGAGTTGGTCGAACGTTGCGTTTGCCGACGTTTGAACTGACTGATCCGATCGTCGCGGTTCGAGTCAAAGGTTCCGGCAACTTGTTCGCTTGTGTGGATTCGCACCGGCTAGTCGATGGACCGCTGCACGGCGAAACCATCGCCAAGTTCGACAACAAGGACGGCTGGGTGGAGATGAACCTGGCTCGCTACCTCGGGCATCGATTGCATTTGGAATGCACGCCCGCTGAGAACCAGACGCTCGAGATCCTTTGTGTCGTCCAGGCAACGCGTGAAGAGTTGGGCGAGTTGAAGGGCGAGGTGGACGCGGGACTTGTTGCAGACGCCGAGCAAATCGCCGAATTACAGAGTGCCATCCAGGATCGTCTGACCGCAAATGCTGAGTTGCAGGATGAGCTCGCCGCGATCCAAACTGAATGGCGAGAAGAACGCTCTCGGTTGAAGAGTCAGATCCAAAAACGATCGCGAGTCGCCATTGCGATGCTGGATGGTTCGGGCGAAGACGCTGCGATCCTCATTCGCGGGAATTCATCCAGTGAAGGAGCCATCGAGCCGCGTCACTTTTTAACCGCAATCACTGGCGGTGAGCGGATTGGCGACGAACGCGGCAGCGGACGGTTGGAACTGGCCGAAGCGATCAACTCATCGAACAATCCCCTGACGTCGCGGGTAATCACCAATCGCTTGTGGCATCACATGATGGGGAAAGGTATCGTTCCCACGACTGACGATTTTGGTGTGCTGGGATTGCCTCCCAGTCATCCCATGTTGTTGGACCACCTCGCGACAGAATTCGATCGACATGATCGGCATTTGAAATGGATGATTCGCCGGATCGTTTTGACAAGCAGCTATCAGATGTCGGTGCACAGTGTGTCGGAGGAACAGGCCGCACTGGCCGCGTCCGTTGATCCTAAGAACGAACTTCTGCATCAGCGGAACCTGCATCGTTTGGAAGGCGAGGTGATTCGTGACAGCTTGTTGTTCATTGCGGATCAGTTAGATCGATCGTTTGAGGGTGATTCGGTTGCCGTGCACTTGACCCCTTTTATGAACGGTCGAGGCCGTCCGTCGAAGAGCGGTCCATTGGACGGCGATCGTCGACGATCCATTTACATCGCCGTGCGGCGAAATTTCTTGTCGCCCATGATGAGTGTCTTTGACACGCCAAATCCATTCAGCACGATGGGACGCCGAAATGCATCCAATGTTCCTGCACAAGCGTTGGTGATGCTGAACGATCCCTTTGTGCGATTGCAGTCTCGCCATTTCGCGGAACGATCGATGCGTGCGGCACCAGCAAATTCCGCGACGACCCAAGAGCGGATCGAGTGGATGATTTTTGCTGCGTTGGGCCGGGAAGCGACGCAATCCGAAGTCCAGTCCATCATGCAATACATGCAGACATTGGGGCAAGCAACCGGTGGGGGTGCAGAAGATGTTTCCACGTGGGCGGACGTGGCTCACGCGATTGTTAACACCAAGGAATTTGTGTTTGTGCCATGA